TTGACGGTTTTTTTGACCGCCTCGTCAACCATCTTTTTGTCAACCTCTGTTTCAGCTTTAGGGATTAAATACATTTTCCCGGCCCGATGTGCCTTTATCTGGCCTTTTTTTACCCTTTGGTAAACGCTGATACGGCTTAGTCCAAGTATTTTCGCATATTCTGGTATAGTATAATACTTTTTATCCATTTCATTATCTCCAAAATAAGCATTGATTAATCAAGGCTTATTATTATGTTAACTATTAAGCTACACATTAACATTAGTTAACTATGCACATAGATGTTAACATATAGTGTAATCATTGTCAAGACTATCTTCTATTTCATAAAAACAGACAAGGACAGAAGTCTATTTTCTTCCCACCTTTCCGCCTTTCCGTGTCACCTATTTAGGTTTTTGTCAAGTAAAGACAAAATAATCCCGTTGGTGATTCCTCACTTTATTAAAGACAATATAAAATCTTAATCCAGTTGCCCGTTTTGTTATCAAAAGAAGCTCCGGAAAATCCGGACTTCAGTCACCTATTGGCAGCTCCGCACAAGGCGGACTGCATGATAAAATCGGGCAGCGGTTCCCCAGCTAATCAGACTTAAGAAAGCTATCCTGAAATTAATCAGAACACTTTAGACACGGTTGAGCCCAAGGAACCGCC
The DNA window shown above is from Elusimicrobiota bacterium and carries:
- a CDS encoding helix-turn-helix domain-containing protein; its protein translation is MDKKYYTIPEYAKILGLSRISVYQRVKKGQIKAHRAGKMYLIPKAETEVDKKMVDEAVKKTVKDYGEVLKKLGNE